From Vicinamibacterales bacterium, the proteins below share one genomic window:
- a CDS encoding MoxR family ATPase yields MEHVDTDALANAADVFARLRATIQRAMVGQSDVIEQVLIALAASGHVLIEGVPGLGKTLLVRSMSQALSLAHARVQFTPDMMPSDITGHSVLDPSTRELRIVRGPAFTHILLADEINRAPAKTQSALLEVMQEYQITIEGRTIPLPKPFMVLATQNPVETEGTYPLPEAQLDRFLFKIEIGYPSAPDEAAVVVRVTANQTGDELPLGGVTPCLDGNGVLALQQLAARVRVDEQVVDYAVRIVRATRDYAGVAMGSGSRGALALVRGGRAVAVLDGRGYVTPDDVKRIALPALRHRIALSPDASLEGRTANDLLTEIIGTVAAPRA; encoded by the coding sequence ATGGAACACGTTGATACGGACGCCCTGGCCAACGCCGCCGACGTCTTCGCCAGGCTGCGCGCGACGATCCAGCGCGCGATGGTGGGACAGTCGGACGTCATCGAGCAGGTCCTCATCGCGCTGGCCGCGTCGGGACACGTGCTGATCGAAGGCGTCCCCGGCCTCGGCAAGACCCTGCTCGTGCGCTCGATGTCGCAGGCGCTGTCGCTCGCGCACGCGCGGGTGCAGTTCACGCCGGACATGATGCCGTCCGACATCACCGGCCACTCGGTGCTGGATCCCTCGACGCGCGAGCTGCGCATCGTGCGCGGTCCGGCGTTCACGCACATCCTGCTCGCCGACGAGATCAACCGCGCGCCGGCCAAGACGCAGAGCGCGCTGCTCGAAGTCATGCAGGAGTACCAGATCACGATCGAGGGGCGGACGATTCCGCTGCCGAAGCCGTTCATGGTGCTGGCGACGCAGAACCCGGTCGAGACCGAAGGCACGTATCCGCTGCCCGAGGCGCAGCTCGATCGGTTCCTGTTCAAGATCGAGATCGGCTATCCGTCGGCGCCGGACGAGGCGGCGGTCGTCGTCCGCGTCACCGCCAACCAGACGGGCGACGAGCTGCCGCTCGGCGGCGTGACGCCGTGTCTCGACGGAAACGGGGTCCTGGCGCTGCAGCAGCTCGCGGCGCGTGTGCGCGTCGACGAGCAGGTCGTCGACTATGCCGTCCGGATCGTCCGCGCCACGCGCGACTATGCCGGCGTCGCGATGGGAAGCGGATCGCGCGGCGCGCTGGCGCTCGTCCGCGGCGGCCGCGCCGTGGCGGTGCTCGACGGCCGCGGCTACGTGACCCCCGACGACGTCAAGCGCATCGCGCTGCCGGCGCTGCGCCACCGCATCGCGCTCTCGCCAGACGCCTCGCTGGAAGGGCGCACCGCGAACGACCTGCTGACCGAGATCATCGGGACGGTCGCTGCGCCGCGCGCGTAG
- a CDS encoding DUF4350 domain-containing protein, whose product MTRRRIVTALLAAVPLALLAGWVANHTYWEEVKVPMPPKGEALVNPFYATQRFAERLGARTAWDRMLVVPDSNAVLVISTWHWSLTRNRRAALERWVESGGRLVVDNRLVEADEAFENWTGIVRRYPDWKNWKGEPDPACRKVTEEVSGRPAASPNVLWLCDLGMTWLESTRVPEWALRDNRGIQAMRMRIGRGRVTVINAAPFVERTLFEGEHGRLFAAATELRRGDEVRFLSEEEFPSLPALIWRHGAPVVALGLTLLAALLWRGASRFGPLAAPSAAARRSLADQIRGTGRFALQHGGGESLHAASLRALEQAAGRRISGYAVLSGDQRLAALARATGFDAGALAAAVHHSGRSAAGDLRRAIVLLEAARRELLAIHTKGQHGTR is encoded by the coding sequence ATGACGCGCAGGCGCATCGTCACCGCGCTCCTGGCGGCCGTTCCGCTGGCGCTCCTGGCAGGCTGGGTGGCGAATCACACGTACTGGGAAGAAGTGAAGGTCCCGATGCCGCCGAAGGGGGAGGCGCTCGTCAATCCGTTCTATGCGACGCAGCGGTTCGCGGAGCGGCTCGGCGCCAGGACGGCATGGGATCGCATGCTCGTGGTGCCGGACTCGAACGCCGTGCTCGTGATCTCGACGTGGCACTGGAGCCTGACGCGCAACCGCCGCGCCGCCCTCGAGCGGTGGGTGGAATCGGGCGGCCGTCTCGTCGTCGACAACCGTCTGGTCGAAGCCGACGAGGCGTTCGAGAACTGGACCGGGATCGTACGCCGTTATCCCGACTGGAAGAACTGGAAGGGCGAGCCGGATCCCGCGTGCCGCAAGGTCACTGAAGAAGTGAGCGGCCGGCCGGCGGCGAGTCCGAACGTCCTGTGGCTGTGCGATCTCGGCATGACGTGGCTGGAGAGCACGCGGGTCCCCGAGTGGGCGCTCCGCGACAACCGTGGAATCCAGGCGATGCGGATGCGGATCGGCCGCGGACGCGTCACCGTGATCAACGCGGCGCCGTTCGTGGAGCGCACGTTGTTCGAAGGGGAGCACGGCCGCCTGTTCGCCGCCGCGACCGAGCTGCGGCGCGGCGACGAGGTGCGCTTCCTGTCGGAGGAGGAGTTTCCCTCGCTGCCGGCGCTGATCTGGCGCCATGGAGCGCCGGTCGTCGCACTCGGGCTCACGCTGCTCGCGGCGCTGCTGTGGCGAGGCGCGAGCCGCTTCGGGCCGCTCGCCGCGCCGTCCGCCGCCGCGCGGCGGTCGCTGGCCGATCAGATCCGCGGCACCGGGCGGTTCGCGCTGCAGCACGGCGGCGGCGAGTCGCTGCACGCCGCATCGCTGCGCGCTCTCGAGCAGGCCGCCGGCCGCCGCATCAGCGGCTACGCCGTTCTGTCCGGCGACCAGCGGCTCGCCGCCCTCGCGCGTGCGACCGGCTTCGATGCCGGCGCGCTCGCGGCGGCCGTTCACCACTCCGGCCGATCCGCGGCCGGGGACCTGCGGCGCGCCATCGTCCTGCTCGAAGCGGCGCGGCGCGAACTTCTCGCCATTCACACGAAGGGTCAGCATGGAACACGTTGA
- a CDS encoding DUF4129 domain-containing protein, whose protein sequence is MPSRLERGVRLAALVATLSAPPLAALAAQPASAASAPAPDPAEIPRAIEAVKTDPNLATERTIKALRWRDSSPSKPWRAPGWLSWISGLLAWVGESARVLVWVGAAGLAGLLVVYLTRVARTRLADPADGAFVVPTHVRDLDIRPETLPDDVGAAARQLWDRGEQRAALALLYRGMLSRLAHVHGVPIRESSTEGDCLALAAARLPDRAEYLSRLVRVWQRFGYGREPIDTTTVHALCDEFASALRPVSAGAAPAPEAA, encoded by the coding sequence GTGCCTTCGCGGCTTGAGCGAGGGGTCCGGCTCGCGGCGCTGGTGGCGACGCTGAGCGCGCCGCCGCTTGCGGCACTCGCCGCGCAGCCGGCGTCCGCGGCATCCGCGCCGGCTCCCGACCCCGCCGAAATCCCGCGCGCGATCGAGGCGGTCAAAACGGATCCCAACCTGGCGACGGAGCGGACGATCAAGGCGCTTCGCTGGAGGGACTCGTCTCCGTCGAAGCCGTGGCGTGCGCCCGGCTGGTTGTCGTGGATCTCGGGACTGCTCGCCTGGGTGGGCGAATCGGCCCGGGTGCTGGTGTGGGTGGGGGCCGCGGGCCTGGCCGGACTGCTGGTCGTCTATCTCACGCGCGTCGCCCGCACGCGGCTCGCCGATCCCGCGGACGGCGCGTTCGTCGTGCCCACGCATGTGCGCGACCTGGACATCCGGCCCGAGACGCTGCCTGACGATGTCGGGGCGGCCGCGCGGCAGCTCTGGGATCGCGGCGAGCAGCGGGCGGCGCTCGCGCTGCTGTATCGCGGCATGCTCTCGCGGCTCGCACACGTTCACGGCGTGCCGATCCGGGAGTCCAGCACCGAAGGAGACTGCCTCGCGCTCGCGGCCGCGCGGCTGCCCGACAGAGCCGAGTACTTGTCCCGTCTGGTGCGCGTCTGGCAGCGCTTCGGCTACGGACGCGAGCCGATCGACACGACGACCGTGCATGCGCTCTGCGACGAGTTCGCGTCCGCGCTGCGTCCGGTTTCCGCCGGTGCGGCGCCGGCGCCGGAGGCGGCATGA
- a CDS encoding stage II sporulation protein M, with product MTPLQFEALYEAEWTELEALLDRVLGRTGRRSGAREEVPGDRVAALYRRACEQLALARARSYPAYLVDRLERLTADGHQVIYRQHEFGAARVKAMLLADFPRAVRAQARYVAAAAALFLLPTIAVGLVVYRQPELILSVVSADTASSFDRMYSPSAEAIGRVREATTDWVMFAFYVRNNIGVAFQCFAGGLFAGLGSVFFLVYNGAFGGAIAGYLTERGMAPTFYSFVATHSAFELTAIVLSGAAGLRIGHALLAPGRLTRGQALVGATRDSAVVLYGVAMMLLIAAAIEAFWSSAQWLAPSLKYSVAAVCWIAVFTYFIRQGRRAA from the coding sequence ATGACTCCGCTGCAGTTCGAGGCGCTCTACGAAGCCGAGTGGACGGAGCTCGAAGCGCTGCTGGACCGCGTGCTCGGCCGCACCGGCCGGCGATCCGGCGCGCGCGAGGAGGTGCCGGGCGACCGCGTGGCGGCGCTCTATCGGCGGGCGTGCGAGCAGCTCGCGCTGGCGCGGGCCCGATCGTATCCGGCCTACCTGGTCGATCGCCTCGAGCGGCTGACCGCAGACGGCCACCAGGTGATCTACCGTCAGCACGAGTTCGGTGCCGCGCGTGTGAAGGCGATGCTGCTGGCGGACTTCCCGCGCGCCGTCAGAGCGCAGGCCCGCTACGTCGCCGCCGCCGCGGCGCTCTTCCTGCTGCCGACCATCGCCGTCGGTCTGGTGGTGTACCGCCAGCCGGAGCTGATCCTTTCGGTCGTCAGCGCCGACACTGCGTCGTCCTTCGATCGGATGTATTCGCCGTCCGCCGAAGCAATCGGCCGCGTACGCGAGGCGACGACCGACTGGGTGATGTTCGCGTTCTATGTCCGGAACAACATCGGCGTGGCGTTCCAGTGCTTTGCCGGCGGCCTGTTCGCAGGGCTCGGAAGCGTGTTCTTCCTGGTCTACAACGGCGCGTTCGGCGGCGCGATTGCCGGGTATCTCACCGAGCGCGGCATGGCGCCGACGTTCTATTCGTTCGTCGCGACGCATTCGGCGTTCGAGTTGACCGCCATCGTGCTGTCGGGCGCCGCGGGCCTGCGGATCGGCCATGCCCTCCTCGCGCCGGGACGATTGACGCGGGGGCAGGCCCTGGTCGGCGCGACGCGCGATTCCGCCGTCGTGCTCTACGGCGTCGCCATGATGCTGCTGATTGCCGCGGCGATCGAGGCGTTCTGGTCGTCGGCGCAGTGGCTGGCGCCCTCGCTCAAGTACAGCGTCGCGGCGGTGTGCTGGATCGCGGTGTTCACCTATTTCATCCGGCAGGGGCGCCGTGCAGCTTGA
- a CDS encoding RDD family protein, whose translation MPTPSSSKPEGLPARGGVLDTVVTTETPEGILLELRPAGLSVRFYAFAVDGVIRLAIIYAAAIGLALFGQLGLALWLIIIFALEWFYPVVFELMPGGATPGKRMFALRVVMENGLPVTAAAALTRNLLRVADFLPFGYGFAVVSMLLRRDCQRLGDIAAGTLVIHQPRGAPRMALGSVEPVVPVVPLSADDQAALIALAARAPRLTSERLDELAALAAVVSGDAGRRGPDVTRRVLGVAHWSLGRRA comes from the coding sequence TTGCCGACACCCTCGTCATCAAAGCCTGAGGGGCTGCCGGCCCGCGGCGGGGTCCTCGACACCGTCGTCACCACGGAGACTCCGGAAGGCATCCTGCTGGAGCTGCGCCCGGCCGGCCTCAGCGTCCGGTTCTACGCCTTTGCGGTCGACGGCGTGATCCGGCTGGCCATCATCTACGCCGCGGCGATCGGCCTCGCCCTCTTCGGGCAGCTCGGCCTCGCGCTGTGGCTGATCATCATCTTCGCGCTCGAGTGGTTCTATCCGGTCGTGTTCGAGCTGATGCCGGGCGGCGCGACGCCAGGCAAGCGCATGTTCGCGCTCAGGGTCGTGATGGAGAACGGCCTGCCGGTGACCGCGGCGGCGGCGCTCACCCGGAATCTGCTGCGCGTGGCGGACTTCCTGCCGTTCGGCTACGGATTTGCTGTGGTGAGCATGCTGCTGCGGCGGGATTGCCAGCGCCTCGGCGACATTGCCGCCGGGACGCTGGTGATCCATCAGCCGCGCGGAGCGCCGCGGATGGCGCTGGGGTCGGTCGAACCGGTCGTGCCGGTCGTGCCGCTGAGCGCCGACGATCAGGCCGCGCTCATCGCGCTCGCGGCGCGGGCACCACGGCTGACGTCCGAGCGTCTCGACGAGCTGGCGGCGCTCGCGGCGGTAGTGTCGGGGGACGCAGGGCGCCGCGGACCGGACGTGACGCGGCGCGTGCTCGGCGTCGCGCACTGGTCGCTGGGACGGCGCGCATGA
- a CDS encoding RDD family protein, whose protein sequence is MCTIDPANRGTGRAQPAPSSDKSGGEGANADAESPGARRRTHRNRDSMTNPYAPPQAVVLDVADPAAGILLADRSTRLGASLLDGLIVGVMVYLPLFAGAFIGGSAQAQGSDDAGNTGMGIALALALVGFAAWLWLTIKCLKADGQSIGKKACGIKMVRSDGSPVSLSRVIWLRNVVNMILAVVPMYGIIDALFIFGESRRCIHDHLADTLVIKA, encoded by the coding sequence GTGTGCACGATCGACCCAGCGAACCGCGGAACGGGGCGTGCACAGCCGGCGCCATCATCCGATAAAAGTGGTGGCGAAGGCGCCAATGCCGATGCAGAATCGCCAGGCGCGCGCCGCCGTACTCACAGGAATCGTGATTCGATGACAAATCCGTACGCTCCGCCCCAGGCAGTCGTCCTCGATGTCGCGGATCCGGCAGCCGGCATCCTGCTGGCCGATCGCTCCACCCGGCTCGGCGCTTCCCTGCTCGACGGGCTGATCGTCGGGGTGATGGTCTATCTGCCGCTCTTTGCCGGTGCGTTCATCGGCGGCTCCGCGCAGGCCCAGGGCAGTGACGACGCCGGCAACACGGGCATGGGCATCGCCCTGGCGCTGGCGCTGGTGGGCTTCGCCGCGTGGCTGTGGCTCACCATCAAGTGTCTGAAGGCCGACGGCCAGTCGATCGGAAAGAAGGCCTGCGGGATCAAGATGGTCCGGTCCGACGGGTCGCCGGTGTCGCTGTCGCGCGTCATCTGGCTGCGCAACGTGGTCAACATGATCCTCGCCGTGGTCCCGATGTACGGAATCATCGACGCGCTCTTCATCTTCGGGGAGTCGCGGCGCTGCATCCACGATCACCTTGCCGACACCCTCGTCATCAAAGCCTGA
- a CDS encoding SPFH domain-containing protein — protein MFAGSPVQAAIAIAVPLAVLLAVVAVLSVHRIGPNQVGLVIRRWGPRRAEGGPVAFQNEAGYQADLLMPGVAVRLWPVNRVEKHPWVQIPTGEIGLVIAQVGAPLPTGWKSGVYKPVFGQFTDVRTFVAEGGQQGVQRPVLPPGAILPLHPVAFLVLTRSRSFGLPVNAEYRERFGPALFGLEPDQLTLKVIAPARLHEQGTDRVVDVVGIVETLDGEPLPSGDIACRIGRFDDVRRMEVEGRSDAEIADVLIGNQNERHNNYQDYQKFLDSGGRIGLQHDPLLYGSYALNPYLVRVQTAPMLVVRQGEVAVIKAAVGQPTEDTSGDEFKFGSIVRPGHRGIWEEPLRTGKYAINPRIYQAEMVPTAILTLNWAEAASQAHNLDKQLKQIVAKSKEGFVFNIDLQVQIHVSDKLAPKVISMVGTMQNLVNEVLQAVVGNYFRDTLQGMAAVQFIENRAALQSKAQNYIADQIRKYNVETRGVYIQDVVLPEEIVRVLTQREIANQEKATFLAQREAQLTRIDMEKQGGLADRQRDLAGSEVEIIIKENRARARRAEGEGEAAFIEQTGRARGAEIEAIGLARAKGFAAQSQAIGPEATSAVNVVAELVKSPSRFVPDIMVTGSGDALSAGVMGFLREFQRRNGDAPPR, from the coding sequence GTGTTTGCTGGCTCGCCCGTTCAGGCGGCGATCGCGATCGCCGTCCCGCTGGCTGTACTCCTCGCCGTCGTCGCCGTCCTCTCCGTGCACCGCATCGGCCCCAACCAGGTCGGGCTCGTGATCCGCCGCTGGGGGCCCCGGCGCGCGGAAGGCGGTCCGGTCGCGTTTCAGAACGAAGCCGGATACCAGGCGGATCTGCTGATGCCCGGCGTCGCCGTGCGTCTCTGGCCGGTGAACCGCGTCGAGAAACATCCGTGGGTGCAGATCCCCACGGGCGAAATCGGCCTCGTGATCGCGCAGGTCGGCGCGCCGCTGCCGACCGGCTGGAAATCCGGCGTCTACAAGCCGGTGTTCGGCCAGTTCACCGACGTGCGCACCTTCGTCGCCGAGGGAGGGCAGCAGGGCGTGCAGCGCCCGGTGCTGCCTCCCGGAGCGATTCTGCCGCTCCACCCGGTCGCGTTCCTCGTGCTCACCCGCAGCCGCAGCTTCGGGCTGCCGGTCAACGCGGAGTACCGCGAGCGCTTCGGACCGGCGCTCTTCGGCCTCGAACCCGATCAACTGACCTTGAAAGTCATCGCGCCCGCGCGCCTGCACGAGCAGGGCACCGACAGGGTCGTCGACGTCGTCGGCATCGTCGAGACGCTGGACGGCGAGCCGCTGCCGTCGGGCGACATCGCCTGCAGGATAGGGCGGTTCGACGACGTGCGGCGTATGGAGGTCGAGGGGCGGAGCGACGCCGAGATTGCGGACGTGCTGATCGGCAACCAGAACGAGCGGCACAACAACTACCAGGACTACCAGAAGTTTCTCGACAGCGGCGGGCGCATCGGCCTGCAGCACGATCCGCTGCTGTACGGATCGTACGCGCTGAATCCGTATCTCGTCCGCGTGCAGACCGCGCCGATGCTGGTGGTGAGGCAGGGCGAGGTCGCGGTGATCAAGGCCGCGGTCGGACAGCCGACGGAAGACACCTCCGGCGACGAGTTCAAGTTCGGCTCGATCGTGCGGCCCGGCCATCGCGGCATCTGGGAAGAACCGCTCCGCACCGGCAAGTACGCGATCAACCCGCGGATCTACCAGGCGGAAATGGTGCCGACGGCGATTCTCACGCTGAACTGGGCCGAAGCGGCGTCGCAGGCGCACAACCTGGACAAGCAGTTGAAACAGATCGTCGCCAAGTCGAAGGAAGGCTTCGTCTTCAACATCGACCTGCAGGTGCAGATTCACGTGTCGGACAAGCTCGCGCCGAAAGTGATCTCGATGGTGGGGACGATGCAGAACCTGGTGAACGAGGTGCTGCAGGCGGTGGTCGGCAACTATTTCCGCGACACGCTGCAGGGGATGGCGGCGGTCCAGTTCATCGAGAACCGGGCCGCGCTGCAGAGTAAGGCGCAGAACTACATCGCCGACCAGATCCGCAAGTACAACGTCGAGACGCGCGGCGTGTACATCCAGGACGTGGTGCTGCCGGAGGAGATCGTCCGGGTGCTGACGCAGCGCGAGATCGCCAACCAGGAGAAAGCCACCTTCCTGGCGCAGCGCGAAGCGCAGCTCACCCGCATCGACATGGAGAAGCAGGGGGGCCTGGCCGACCGGCAGCGGGATCTCGCCGGGTCGGAGGTGGAGATCATCATCAAGGAGAACCGCGCCCGGGCACGCAGAGCGGAAGGGGAAGGAGAGGCGGCGTTCATCGAGCAGACCGGCCGCGCGCGAGGCGCGGAGATCGAAGCGATCGGCCTGGCCCGCGCGAAGGGGTTCGCGGCGCAGTCGCAGGCGATCGGGCCGGAAGCGACCTCCGCGGTCAACGTGGTGGCCGAGCTGGTCAAGAGCCCGAGCCGCTTCGTGCCCGACATCATGGTGACCGGGAGCGGTGACGCGCTGTCGGCGGGTGTGATGGGCTTCCTGCGCGAGTTCCAGCGTCGCAACGGAGACGCGCCGCCGCGCTGA
- a CDS encoding YciI family protein: MRFLSMIRLDERTAQAPSEQLMQDMGKLMDEMTREGVLIRTAGLRPTREGRRVRLRKGQLSVVDGPFAETKEVIGGFAILEAPSMQAAIELTKRFLRVHGDQWEIECEVRPLDGPEFGAEAPGH; this comes from the coding sequence GTGCGATTTCTTTCGATGATCCGCCTGGACGAACGGACCGCCCAGGCCCCGAGCGAGCAGTTGATGCAGGACATGGGCAAGCTGATGGACGAGATGACCCGCGAGGGGGTGCTGATCCGAACTGCCGGACTGCGCCCCACCAGGGAGGGCCGGCGTGTGCGCCTGCGCAAAGGGCAGCTCTCCGTCGTCGACGGGCCGTTCGCCGAGACCAAGGAAGTCATCGGCGGTTTCGCGATCCTCGAGGCCCCCTCGATGCAGGCCGCCATCGAGCTGACCAAGCGCTTCCTGCGGGTGCACGGCGACCAGTGGGAGATCGAGTGCGAAGTGCGTCCGCTCGACGGACCGGAGTTCGGAGCGGAAGCGCCGGGACACTAG
- a CDS encoding phospholipase D-like domain-containing protein: protein MKLIVEPEGGIGPILRAIAQAKSAIDIVIFRLDCRSVTRHLEDAVRRGVLVRAMIARKHRGHSRDLRKLERRLLRSGVILSRTAGDLVRYHGKMMIVDRRILHVYGFNYTRRDYESRSFGIETTDPALVREALKLFDADAARRPYRPGHRDLVVSPANSRERLAAFIRGARRQLLIYDPRFSDRDMHDLIAERSGAGVDVRVIGKVRHLRSPLAIEKFPGFRLHVRAIIRDGTHAFVGSQSLGPIELDRRREVGVIVRDAAIVRRMRSVFEGDWSQTGAARAAG, encoded by the coding sequence ATGAAGCTCATCGTGGAGCCGGAAGGGGGCATCGGCCCGATTCTGAGGGCGATCGCCCAAGCGAAGAGCGCGATCGACATCGTGATCTTCCGCCTGGACTGCCGCTCGGTGACGCGCCACCTCGAGGACGCGGTGCGCCGCGGGGTGCTGGTCCGGGCGATGATCGCCCGGAAGCACCGCGGGCATTCCCGCGATCTGCGCAAGCTCGAGCGCCGCCTGCTGCGGTCGGGCGTCATCCTCTCCCGCACCGCCGGCGATCTCGTGCGCTATCACGGCAAGATGATGATCGTGGATCGGCGCATCCTGCACGTCTACGGGTTCAATTACACCCGCCGCGACTACGAGAGCCGCAGCTTCGGCATCGAGACCACGGATCCCGCCCTGGTGCGCGAGGCGCTGAAGCTGTTCGACGCCGACGCGGCGCGGCGGCCCTATCGCCCCGGTCACCGCGATCTGGTGGTCAGTCCGGCGAATTCGCGCGAACGGCTGGCGGCGTTCATCCGGGGCGCGCGCCGGCAGCTCCTCATCTACGACCCGCGCTTCAGCGATCGCGACATGCACGACCTGATCGCCGAGCGGTCCGGCGCGGGGGTCGACGTGCGCGTCATCGGCAAGGTGCGGCACCTGCGATCGCCGCTCGCCATCGAGAAGTTCCCCGGCTTCCGGCTCCACGTCCGGGCGATCATCCGGGACGGGACGCACGCGTTCGTGGGCAGCCAGAGTCTCGGCCCGATCGAGCTGGATCGGCGCCGCGAGGTCGGCGTCATCGTCCGGGACGCCGCCATCGTCCGGCGCATGCGGTCGGTGTTCGAGGGGGACTGGTCGCAGACCGGCGCCGCGAGAGCCGCCGGGTAG
- a CDS encoding PadR family transcriptional regulator, producing MSTQDDKERIALLQGTLDLLILRVLIFGGQHGQGIARAIEQQTDGTLLVDHGSLYPALQRLERREWIEAEWGTSDNNRRARFYRLTRAGRKRLTAGTGQWYRLSAAIARVLGPEQA from the coding sequence ATGTCTACCCAAGACGATAAGGAGCGGATCGCCCTTCTGCAGGGAACATTGGATCTGCTCATTCTTCGGGTATTGATCTTTGGGGGCCAGCACGGCCAGGGCATCGCCCGGGCAATCGAGCAGCAAACGGACGGGACACTACTCGTCGACCACGGGTCTCTTTATCCCGCCCTGCAGCGCCTTGAGCGCCGCGAGTGGATCGAGGCGGAATGGGGCACGTCGGACAACAACCGGAGGGCTCGCTTCTACCGGCTCACGCGCGCCGGACGCAAGCGGCTGACTGCAGGTACGGGCCAGTGGTACCGGCTGAGCGCGGCCATCGCACGAGTCCTCGGACCTGAACAGGCCTAG